The Melanotaenia boesemani isolate fMelBoe1 chromosome 8, fMelBoe1.pri, whole genome shotgun sequence DNA window AGAGGTCAGGTAACTTCCAAAAACAGATTGCCACTGCAAGTGCATTTGTTTCAAACCATTTTCTTCAGGAATTACACTTTAAATATTTGCTGTGACTGAAAGTGTATATAAGCGCAGTACAATTTGAAAATGACTTATAATGAAGGACCGTTCAGCTCATTGGTGTAATTTGAATCATTTCTGGGAAGAATGAAGGTTAGCTGCACAGATAAAACCAGACAATCTATTTTAATCTGATGGCTATCTCCTACCTTTAAGCCTGAAGACCTCTGTGAAGACAGAGAAGGGACAGGAGGGGGTTAAACTGAGCCCGCTACCTAAGAGAGCCAAACACACCTACCTGGCAATGGACAAGGACAAAGAAATTATTGGTTACGTCATTCCTGTATTTCGAGCCAAGTAAGTGAAGAATCTGTTGAATTCAGGGCAGCTTTTGTTGTAGTTATGAACACTGAATGAGAGTTTTTTATGTTCTCACATCATATTTTGGATTCTTTCAGTCATGATGTGGTTCGTGGCCTGGTGGATGCCCAGGAGGAAGACGTCACAGAGGAGGGGATTAACTATGTGGCCATGAGGAACCTGTTTGTTAGAGAGGCCAGGGAGTCCATGGAGGTTAAAGTTGAGAAGAAAACCAGAACAAAGCATGTCAGGGAATCCGCTGACCGTCTGCAACTTGGCAAGCAGGTGAATCCTCTTCATTCTCCTCTTGTTAAAAAGCCATGTTAAACTGatctatatttttttacacacatcttAACACGGGTTCCCTTTCCTATTGCAGATGGAAGAATGGTCTGAATTCCGTAAGAAAATGAACCCAGACAGCCTGACACACCCTCCAGAGTTAATTGTCAAGCCCCGTGGACAGACAGTGTGGGAGGGCAAGACAGTCAAGCTGCACTGCACTGTGGCTGGATGGCCCAAACCCAGGGTTGCTTGGTAAGCTACATTCCAAGTTCATTACTCCCCCACTTAGAAGAACAACAAAAGAGGCTGATGAAAGAAGTCTGTGGGCTTAATGTAAAGCCATCAATAGTGACATATTTTTTGCAGagtgacataaaaacaaacattcctCTTGAAATTAAAGACCCTAAACAATACACATAAACACTCATTCTACTGTCTTCAAGGTACAAGAACAATGTGCTAATTGATGCCAAAGCTCACTCCGAGAAGTATACCACTGAAAGCAATTACAACATGCACTCCCTGGAGATCAAGAAGTAGGTAATCATTCACCTCACACACTGCATGGCCACACTTAAAATTAATGACCCATAATGCACATTACCTTAGTGTTTTATCTTCCGCAGTTATCTTGATCACTtatcacatttgttttattttcagttgtgATTTCTTGGATACTGCTAAGTATCACATCTCCGCCCTCAACATCAAAGGGGAAGTTTCTTCTGTGGCTACTATTGTTGTCAAAAGTAGGTAGCTGTATTTTCTCACATATGGTTCTTATTTTGCAGCAGCTCCTGTTTACTTCAGAGAAAGGTCAAAGTTCAGGTTTAAAATAGTGTTATTTTAAACGCAGCGGGGGTCCACAGTTGTGTGAGTACTTTCCAGGAATGAATGGTCTTAGAGGAACAGGGTGCAACGGGgtgacaggaaaaataaaaatcattcagaAGTGTGGAAGTAGACTTTGCGCTCACAGTTTGTCTTGATATACAAGAGACAtcatctgaaaacaaaatgacttacttCCCTTCTCTGCAGGGTTCCAAGAGGGTGTAGAAGAAGGGCCACTTGATCCTAAACCACGTGAGATGTTTTTGCATACTGTACATGTACATTTGGCctcaaaatgataaataaattggGAAAAAAGCATAATGTAAATCTGCAGTACTTCACTATTATACTGCAATTATACTATACTACTATACTTAAAGGTATTGGGAAAatatgacgatgaaaactctgCAATGCTCAGCTTTAGAGAGCATTTTGCTATCTATACTGGATGATCTGATTTGGTTTGTTGTAATTTCAGCCATTAATGATAGATATATTTCCTTAGTCGATATTTGCCAATATGAGGCCCATCCCATGACATAAGAAATACACAAGTTAAGATAATGAACCAAATCAAAGGTTACTGAAAACAACTAGGAAAAGAAATGGGAATAATGGGAAGTTGAAAGAAAATGCTTCCTAGAATTAACACTTGagtcatttcagcttcataaagTAGATTTTTCCTCTCTGTTCCAGATGGTTTCTGCCCTGAGCATGGTGTTACCTTTGAAACAACCATCATTGACAAATTTGACGTAGCGTTTGGTCATGAAGGGGAGACACTGAGTCTGGGCTGCACTGTCATTATATATCCCACCGTGAAAAAATACCAGCCTGAAGTCATGTGGTACAGAAACTGTGAGTAGACGAATTAAATGGaaacagtgtgttttttttcctaataaaCAGTGTGTATTTCCTTTCAAAGCAGACTTAAATGGTAAAAATTTCACATGAGATCTACTCATGTGTTCCATCCTGACTCTTTTGTTACTAACGTGTCTCATCAGCTGTCCCTTTGAAGCCCTCTAAATGGGTGCACACTCACTGGTCTGGGGAACGTGCCATGCTCACTCTCACCCACCTCAACAAGGAGGATGAGGGGATGTACACCCTGCGCGTCAACACCAAATCTGGCTTTGACACCCATTCAGCCTATGTGTTTGTCAAAGGTAAAGTGCTTTGAATCATTGATTGGTGTTGTAAATGCAAAAGCAAGGACTTTGAAGGACAATTAATCTGTAGAACTTCTGGCCCTCAAATCTGTACTGAACTGTATAGTGCTGTGCAAACTGAAGCAAAATACTAGAGATGTGGCTGGGAACTGTTTAATTCTGCTGTGTGTTTAAGTGACACGACACTGTGTGAGGTGTTGGGTTTCGTCAGAGCAGACGTTGTTTCTAAATCTGTCTGCATGCCAGGAATGCTGTTCTAGATGGTGTGCTCTGTTTGAACCAAAATGTTTATACATCGGAGGAAATTCACAGGTTGCAATTTTTGTGTTACCAAGATATAAAGTCATGTATGGTTACAGTGCTGCCACACAATCTGTACTGTAAAGTTACAAGTGGGTCAGAAAATGGAGCCTGAGTGTGTAATGGAGATCTGCTTAATTTAGAAACAGCAATACtcataagtgtgtgtgtgtgtgtgtgtgtgtgtaacttgCTCTGCCAGATGCTGATGTGGAGGTGGAGGGGCTTCCCGTGGCCCCCCTAGATGTAAAATGTCATGATGCCAATAAGGATTATGTGGTTGTCACCTGGAAGCAGCCAGCAGTGGAGGGCAGCAGTCCCATCCTGGGTTATTACATTGACAGGTTGGTCATCTTACTCCATATTTGGccaaatgttttacaaaaataatgaCACCAATAAAATTTTAGTCAGTTTGCATATCTTAAAACAATCTCACACATCTGGACACACATATGTTAATCTGCCGAATAAATAAGATCACCATCAGTTACCTCTTTACAGAGttgaatagtttatttttattttaactactCGACTTTTGCTGTAGGTCCAGCCCCAGATTAGAATAGTGGTTACATCAGATCAGCTGTTTCACAGATATACAAAGTggaatgtaaatgtgttttatgttggCAGGTGTGAGGTGGGCACCCATCACTGGGCTCAGTGTAATGATACGCCAGTCAAGTATGCCCGCTTCCCAGTTACAGGTCTGGTGGAAGGGCGTTCTTATGTCTTTAGGGTGCGGGCCTTGAACAAGACAGGAGTCAGCCGCCCATCACGTGTCTCTGAGGCCGTGGTTGCCATGGATCCGTCTGACAGAGCTCGACTCAGAGGTGGGAGACACACATGATTCCTGCCGACATATTTCAACAAACAAAGCAtcttaattttagttttttttttcatttgtctgttgtttttgtgaCCAGCAGGGCCCTCTGCACCTTGGACTGGAATGATCAAGTTCACAGAGGAGGATTCCACTGGTAAGACCATTTGTTGCAGtgctattattattaataatgtaGAGAGGAATCATTTAGGTCACCATGTTCGATAACATCACCATGTCTGGTAACATCTATGTCAGACCCAATAAATTGGATGAGAATAACCCCTTTGTCTCCCATGCAGTTACTTTTTCTATAACAGCAGCCATCAGAAACTCTCAAACATATCTTTGAATAAATCTCTTAATGAAAGCCCACTGTggaatacatttatatttgcacTAACACCAATAACTAGCCCAGCTGTctcacaataaaacaaagaaagtctGAATGTTCTGGTCAAAGTGAGTACACACAGCTGACGAGCATCATCTTCCCTCTCTAGTGGGTGTCGTTCCTGGAGAACCAACTGATGTTGTGGTTACTGAGGCAACCAAGAGCTATGTGGTGCTCGCCTGGAAGCCCCCAGTCCAGAGGGGTCATGAAGGAGTCATGTATTACATTGAGAAAGTGAGGAAATGTAAAGAATTTTCTACATTAGTTGTATATCTGTAGCTGTATAAATTGACATCCTtggttctgattggctggattAGATCAGATGTTTTGCATTGCTGCTAATACCTGCTAAATGCAAAGCTGAGGGTTTGCAGGATTACTTTCAGCCTATGAAatgatttaatgaaataataaaagaacatttataTTTGGCTTTTATATAGACCTTTATTTACAAACTTTTAATTTCTCATAGACAGATTTCCCTGACTGCGATGTTCTTGTGTGTCTGCGCTTCTGCTGCTCTTCCATTTGTTTGACTGTCTGTTTGATCCACAGTGTATTTCAGGGACAGACACATGGCAGAGGGTGAACACTGGTATGCCAGTTAAGTCTCCACGCTTTGCACTTTTTGACCTGGCAGAGGGGAAATCCTACAACTTCCGTGTGCGCTGCTGCAACTCTGCTGGTGTGGGTGAACCCTCTGAAACCACTGGAGAAATCACTGTTGGAGATAAACTTGGTGAGTTGACAAATGTTGCAGGTGCTCCACTATCAGCACTGCATGCACAGACCCCGGTTGCACCCTGCATTAGGAcacaggtgtcaaactctggtcctcgatggtctctgtcctgcaggtttttgctcTTTCCCTactcaacacacctgactgaaattggTGGGGCGTTATGAaaaagttgacaagaagctgttggaaccatttaatttgaatcagggtGTGttgggaaacaacaaaaaaacttgcaggatagcagccctcgaggacagGAGTTTGACTCTCCTGCCTAAGGAGATAACTTAAAGCACCAGTGGTTTAGTGTTCTAAATTAGGGTGCTGCACCTTCCTTTATACCAGGATTTTCTCACATTATCTTCCTGCTAAGTGAACTAATCTTCTTTGTGTCTCAATTTTCTTTTAGATCTGCCTTCAGCTCCAGGTGCTCCAGTGCCCACCAGGAACACAGGCACCTCTGTTGTGGTCTTCTGGGGTGCATCAAAGGATGTTACACACCTGGTGGGCTACTACATTGAACATAGTGTGGTGGGCACTGATGTCTGGATGCCTTGCAACAATAAACCAGTTAAGCAGACCAGGTGGGTCATTTTAAAGACGTTTTCTTTCAAAAATTGGACAAAGATTAATTCATTTCCAAGAGTATGAGTGGCAGTTacagagaaatgaaaagatgtaaaagagTCTTAATGTCAGTAACACTCACTAGTAATAAATATGCTGCATTTCACATATTCCTCAATTGGACAAGACTGAGCTTGAGATTAAGTccattttcttgtgtgtgtgaatgtgtgtgtgtgtgtgcattaaaCATTCAAAtgataggattttttttttattattacttttagtgTAATTTATGTTGCCTTTCACGACTGCTCCACATTAGTGCTTTTAGGGTTTGGGCACTGATATCTTTACCAGTAAGCTGGTGAAAAATTTCTGAAATGCATTTGATATTAAATGGAGGGTCTATTTTTATGCAAGTTATAATAAACCAagtttgtctttctgtgatGGTCCTGTGATgcactggtgacctgtccacggtgtaccctgcctctccccTGACAGCAGACGCTGTTGTTAAACTGAATTACATTTATTGATAAATatgtatttcagttttgttaaaAGCAACAatgttcaattcagttcagttaaatCAGTAATGTCCATGAAAGGTTGCATAACCTGCAGCCTAAATCCTCAAAAATATCTTGATTTCAGACCAATGATGGACTCCAATAGCCTCTGTATAACTAAAACTCCAATCTGTTGATAGAATGAAACCAGCTGAAATGATAATGTTGTTTGTTCTAGGTTCGTGTGTCATGGCCTCACCACTGGGCTGAACTACGTGTTCAGGGTAAAGGCGGTGAATGCTGCCGGATACAGCCAGAGCTCCCCCATTTCTGATGCTGTTGTTGTACAGCCTGCCATCTGTGAGTACCATCATTATAATTCATCTCCATTATTCACTTTACTTGCCGCATTCACCCCATTTTCTCTCTAGCACTACTCCACCCCCTCCCCAGCTAGTTTCAATCACTCACAAAGGAAATCCCTTtcatttacattgttttagTCAGAACTCTTTCTCCAACTCAAAAACTCTCATATTTTCCATAGCTTACTAGAATAATCTGATATTATCTGTTTACTTGACTCCTGGAAGCTTAACTCCCAAGCAAACAACATATGCTTGCACCTGCATGCTTTACCTAATCACTAACTCTACATGTATGGTTCCTATTTCTGGCATTTTTTTAAGTACCAGTCAGTCAGTACATGTTTAAATAGGCTTTGACTTAAAGTGTTATTTGTATAACTGTGATTTTGCTGGAGCTCTGTTTTTGCTATTTGATAACTCTTCAGGTGTGTCTCTTGGTGCATGACCAAGCTGAATTACATGTTCTTAAAGAGCATGATGATGAGTCTAATGTGAGCCTGGCTTCGGAGATTTTCTTTGTGTCAAAGTTGCCCTGCTTCTGGCCTAGAGTGTAAGTATTTCATCCAGTCACGTGATCCTAAAATGTGTCTACAATGCATGGAGCATGCTCAGCTTTAGCCGTTGTAACTGTAGCAATATCACAACACTAATTCCCACAAACATCTGTAGAAAATTTGTCGAAAGTGGGGTCATCTGTTTGAGATTATATAAGACTATGACTTTGTCTTTAAATAAAGAAGTCTCTTCAGCATATTTTCTCTCACAATTATTAATGGTGAGCTTACATGCTCTCCCCACAGCCGTACCTAGGAAGCCTACCGATGTGACCCTGCTGGAGGCTGTCAAGGACTACATGCTGGTGGGCTGGACTGCACCTGCTGATAATGGAGGAGCCGATATCAGGGGATATTTTGTGGACTACAGGACCGTGAAGGGAAACAGTTTTGGGAAATGGCATGAAATGAACCACCAGGCTCTGACCACAACCTCCTACAAGGTTAACTCTTCACACATCCACAGATCACTTTCAGAATGTTCACAAGTACAAATACGAAGAGCTGCTCAGTGTAATAAAATTTATGTCTAactttttgatcttttttttttgtatttgttcctTTAGGCTGAGAACATGAAGGAAAATGTCTTCTACCAGTTCAGAGTTTGTGCAATGAACATGGCAGGTGTGAGTAAACA harbors:
- the myom1a gene encoding myomesin 1a (skelemin) isoform X1; this encodes MSGSLQVTQKQQLHQQLEKQQQKHHYESSYYLSTKSSVSKQAFSTHKTTSHRLKTSVKTEKGQEGVKLSPLPKRAKHTYLAMDKDKEIIGYVIPVFRANHDVVRGLVDAQEEDVTEEGINYVAMRNLFVREARESMEVKVEKKTRTKHVRESADRLQLGKQMEEWSEFRKKMNPDSLTHPPELIVKPRGQTVWEGKTVKLHCTVAGWPKPRVAWYKNNVLIDAKAHSEKYTTESNYNMHSLEIKNCDFLDTAKYHISALNIKGEVSSVATIVVKRFQEGVEEGPLDPKPHGFCPEHGVTFETTIIDKFDVAFGHEGETLSLGCTVIIYPTVKKYQPEVMWYRNSVPLKPSKWVHTHWSGERAMLTLTHLNKEDEGMYTLRVNTKSGFDTHSAYVFVKDADVEVEGLPVAPLDVKCHDANKDYVVVTWKQPAVEGSSPILGYYIDRCEVGTHHWAQCNDTPVKYARFPVTGLVEGRSYVFRVRALNKTGVSRPSRVSEAVVAMDPSDRARLRAGPSAPWTGMIKFTEEDSTVGVVPGEPTDVVVTEATKSYVVLAWKPPVQRGHEGVMYYIEKCISGTDTWQRVNTGMPVKSPRFALFDLAEGKSYNFRVRCCNSAGVGEPSETTGEITVGDKLDLPSAPGAPVPTRNTGTSVVVFWGASKDVTHLVGYYIEHSVVGTDVWMPCNNKPVKQTRFVCHGLTTGLNYVFRVKAVNAAGYSQSSPISDAVVVQPAISVPRKPTDVTLLEAVKDYMLVGWTAPADNGGADIRGYFVDYRTVKGNSFGKWHEMNHQALTTTSYKAENMKENVFYQFRVCAMNMAGVSKHSLPSAAVECKEWTITVPGTPVGLHVLEVRDNSVVVLWEPPVFEGRSPVNGYYLDIKEASAGEDGWKAVHEKTNKGKYMKVTGLKAGTSYVFRLRAQNLAGVGKPSAVLGPILAQTRPGTKEIYVDVDDNGVISMVFECSEMNEDSKFIWSKNYKEITDTSRLTIITEGSKSRAMFNSPSLEDLGTFSCVVTNTDGFSSSYTLTEEGLMRLLDMSHEHKFPVIPFKSEMAMDLLEKGRVRFWTQLEKFTSACQVEYVFNDAIVEQGKKYTMNFDKTTGIIEMFMDSLEVTDEGTFTFNLVDGKAKGTTSLVLIGDEFRELQKKSEFERAEWVRKQGPHFVEYLNFTVTPECDVLLKCKIGNIKAATEITWFKDSIEITEDDEEAQKIERKDGELIFNIGKISKHDAGIYEVHLRDERGKDKSSFNLTEAGYQAVMNELFRVIANSSSEIQVVSTEHGIILYSMITYYDENLRVGWLYKDAKIAASERVKSGVTEEQLWLKINEPTEKDKGKYTMDIFDGKDGVKRVIDLTGKAWEEAFEEFQRLKAAAIAERNRARVVGGLPDVVAIQEGKSLNLTGNVWGDPVPEVCWMKNEKELLSDDHYKLKFEHGKFASITIAAVTTADSGKYSLVVKNKYGKEAGEFTVSVYNPEEEEKKDEKKD
- the myom1a gene encoding myomesin 1a (skelemin) isoform X2; its protein translation is MSGSLQVTQKQQLHQQLEKQQQKHHYESSYYLSTKSSVSKQAFSTHKTTSHRLKTSVKTEKGQEGVKLSPLPKRAKHTYLAMDKDKEIIGYVIPVFRANHDVVRGLVDAQEEDVTEEGINYVAMRNLFVREARESMEVKVEKKTRTKHVRESADRLQLGKQMEEWSEFRKKMNPDSLTHPPELIVKPRGQTVWEGKTVKLHCTVAGWPKPRVAWYKNNVLIDAKAHSEKYTTESNYNMHSLEIKNCDFLDTAKYHISALNIKGEVSSVATIVVKRFQEGVEEGPLDPKPHGFCPEHGVTFETTIIDKFDVAFGHEGETLSLGCTVIIYPTVKKYQPEVMWYRNSVPLKPSKWVHTHWSGERAMLTLTHLNKEDEGMYTLRVNTKSGFDTHSAYVFVKDADVEVEGLPVAPLDVKCHDANKDYVVVTWKQPAVEGSSPILGYYIDRCEVGTHHWAQCNDTPVKYARFPVTGLVEGRSYVFRVRALNKTGVSRPSRVSEAVVAMDPSDRARLRGPSAPWTGMIKFTEEDSTVGVVPGEPTDVVVTEATKSYVVLAWKPPVQRGHEGVMYYIEKCISGTDTWQRVNTGMPVKSPRFALFDLAEGKSYNFRVRCCNSAGVGEPSETTGEITVGDKLDLPSAPGAPVPTRNTGTSVVVFWGASKDVTHLVGYYIEHSVVGTDVWMPCNNKPVKQTRFVCHGLTTGLNYVFRVKAVNAAGYSQSSPISDAVVVQPAISVPRKPTDVTLLEAVKDYMLVGWTAPADNGGADIRGYFVDYRTVKGNSFGKWHEMNHQALTTTSYKAENMKENVFYQFRVCAMNMAGVSKHSLPSAAVECKEWTITVPGTPVGLHVLEVRDNSVVVLWEPPVFEGRSPVNGYYLDIKEASAGEDGWKAVHEKTNKGKYMKVTGLKAGTSYVFRLRAQNLAGVGKPSAVLGPILAQTRPGTKEIYVDVDDNGVISMVFECSEMNEDSKFIWSKNYKEITDTSRLTIITEGSKSRAMFNSPSLEDLGTFSCVVTNTDGFSSSYTLTEEGLMRLLDMSHEHKFPVIPFKSEMAMDLLEKGRVRFWTQLEKFTSACQVEYVFNDAIVEQGKKYTMNFDKTTGIIEMFMDSLEVTDEGTFTFNLVDGKAKGTTSLVLIGDEFRELQKKSEFERAEWVRKQGPHFVEYLNFTVTPECDVLLKCKIGNIKAATEITWFKDSIEITEDDEEAQKIERKDGELIFNIGKISKHDAGIYEVHLRDERGKDKSSFNLTEAGYQAVMNELFRVIANSSSEIQVVSTEHGIILYSMITYYDENLRVGWLYKDAKIAASERVKSGVTEEQLWLKINEPTEKDKGKYTMDIFDGKDGVKRVIDLTGKAWEEAFEEFQRLKAAAIAERNRARVVGGLPDVVAIQEGKSLNLTGNVWGDPVPEVCWMKNEKELLSDDHYKLKFEHGKFASITIAAVTTADSGKYSLVVKNKYGKEAGEFTVSVYNPEEEEKKDEKKD